The following nucleotide sequence is from Nitratidesulfovibrio termitidis HI1.
GTTGTGCGTGCGCTCCTTGCAGGCGGCGGCTGCCGAGAACGTGCTGTAGGCAATTCCCGCCTACAGCGGGAGCAACCGAAAGCAAGAACGGCGCGCTCCGGAAGGGGCGCGCCGTTCTTGCGTCGTGCGGGGTGAGGGAATGGAAGGCTTAACCTTGGGCGTAGCGGGCGCGCACCGCCCGGAACAGCTCGGGCATGCGGTCGTACTGGTGCACCATGACGGCGGGCAGGCCCGCGTCGTTCAGGATATCGCCGTGTGCGCCGATGCCGGGCGGAATGGCCTTGTAGCCCAGGGTCAGGATGGGACCGGTATTGTCGTGCGTGGTGACGCGGGGCAGGTGCCCGCCGTGCAGCAGGTGGTTGTGCACCCCCTGGTCGTACCCGGCCATGCCGGTGGGGGGTGGGGGCGTGCCATCGGGTGTTGATGGCGGGGGTGGCGGCGGCCCGGGCGAGAACGGCAGCAGCAGCCCGGTCAGCCGTTCCAGATAGTCCAGCATGGCGGCATGGCCGCCCACGGTGGTGCCGGAGCAGGAGATGCGCTGCCCGGCCAGCGCCCGCCAGGCCGCCTCGCCCAGGTGGCCGGTGACCCAGCGGGTCATGTACGGGCAGGTGCCGATGCTCATGCGGGCGTCTTCCAGGGTCACGTTCAGGCCGTCGGCCCACGGGAAGGAGAACGGATCGCGCTGGAAGATCACGTCGCGCACGTCGGTGATCAGGACGCGGGCATACGGGCGCGGGGCCTGCCGCAGCAGGTCCAGGTACAGGAAGTAGCGCAGGGCGTTGTAGGGCAGGTGGGCCAGCGCGGGCGGGCGCTCGAAGGGCTGGATGTCCGCGCCCATGGCGGCCATGCGGTCGGTGTCGCGGGTGGTGGGCGAGGTGAACAGCACGCACCGCCCCGTGAAACCGGTGGCCCGCAGGGATGCGAGGAATGGTCGCACGTCGCCCGCGTGGTATCCGGCGGCCAGCCCCATGATCATGTCAGGGCCGAGGTCGGGGCCGAGGTCGGGGCCGAGGTCGGGGCCGAGGGTGGGGCCGGACCCGGAGTCGGACCGGGGGCCGGAAGTGGTGCGCGCGGGCGCGTCTTTCGATGCGCTGGTGGGGCTATTCGGCGCGGCAATGGTGCCGCCCGACGCCATGGGGGAAATTGTGTGGGTGGGGGGCGTGGTCACGCCACAGGCTTGCCCCGCGTCGCGTCAAATTGCAAGTGCGGCTGGGCCGTTCCGGGCCGGGTTGTTGCCCTGCCCCGCCCTTGCCATTCCAGAGGCTACACCGGCACGGCCAGCACCCCGGTGACGTCGTTCACGTAGTCGCCGGAATTCTTGTACTCGCGGTATCCGCACGAGGGCGCCGCGCCCAGGGCATGGCGCCGCCCCAGCATGTCGTGGATGCAGCTGACCCCGGTGGGATCGCTGGTGAGGGCTTGCGGCGGCAGGGCCAGCACGTGGCCGGGGCGGATGTCCGGGCTGGTGGAGGACACCACCGTGCCGCCCGCGTCCACGTACAGGCCAAAGGCCCCGTGCAGGGGGGCCTGGGCCTCGTCGCGGGGCAGGGCGTCCACCAGCATGGCCTCGAACTGCGGCTCGGCGTCGAACACGATGCCGATGCCCCCCACCGTGGCGCGCTCGTCCGCCGGGTGCATCACCGCCGCGTTGTAGACGTAGGTGGGCCGCCCGCCATACAGGTCCGACGGGGCAAAGGGCGACACCCGGTATTCCTGCTGGTTGCGGATGGATTGCACGGTTTGCCGCACGAAATCGAGGTTTGACAGGTCGCGGCCCACGCAGCCCTCGTTGGCCGGATTGGAAACGGCCACCACCACCCCGGCGGCGTTGTACACGCACAGGTCGTGGTACACGGTGTACAGTTCGTGGATGTAGCGCAGTATCCCGGTGATGCGCCGCCGGTCTGTCTCGGGCGGCACGGTCCGCCCATTGTCCGCCTGGGCCAGGATGTGGCGGAAGGCGGGGGTCAGCGCCCACCAGCGGCAGTCGTTGGCGCGTTCGTACAGGTTGCGGTCCATGATGTCGCAGGCCAGGGCGGCCTTGAAGCGCAGGTCGCTCAGCAGCGCCGAGGAGACCGTGGCGTACAGGTCGTCGATGGACTTGACGAACATGTCCTTGGTCTTGTGGCCGATCTTGCGGATTTCGTCGAGCACCGGCAGGAATTCCTGGGCGTTGCGCTTTACCGCGATGATCTGGCCGTTGATGACCACCAGGCCCAGGTCCTGGTTCACGTCTTCCGACGTGGCGGCGATGTCCAGCAGGTCGTCGGAGAAGATGCACGACTGTTCGGCGGTGTCGTTCCCCGCGTCGGCATCCCCGCCATCCCCGCGATTTGGGGCGGGCGGATGCAGGGGCTGGGCCTGGTCCGCGCCCCCCGCGGTACAGGTGGAGTTTCCGTTGTCGGCAAAGGCGGCCTGCGGCGGGGTGGCCGCGCAGCCTCGCCAGCCCAGCCCCGCATAGCCCTGATAGCCGTTGGTGGGGGCGCTGAGGGCCAGGTATTCACCGCTGTCGCTGCCCAGAGAGGTCAGCGCGCGGGGCGCCCGCGTACCCAGGCAGGAGCCCACCCGGAAATCGCCGGGGGCGCTGGAGGCGATGACCGTGCCCGCGTCGTCGGTAAGGCACAGCACAACGCCCTGCCTGCCGCTGACCAGCTTGCGGAAGATGCCCTCCATCTCGTTTTCGAAGCGGAAGCACAGGCACAGCACGCCCAGCGGGCGGCCCGTTTCCGGGTGCAGGATGCGGTGTGAGAAGATGTGGGCCACGGGCTTGCCGGGGCACAGGTCGGACGGGCGGAAGGTTTCCAGGTAGCCGTCTTCCGCCAGGGTGGCGGCCACCAGCGGATCGGACGAGGCGCGCACCGGGGCGGATTCGTCAAGCTGGGCGCGCACCCTGCCCTGTGTATCGAGCACGAGGATCTCGTCGTACACGGTGTACTTGTCGCGGTAGTCGCGCAGGCGGCGGCGCACGGCGGCGCAGGCGTCATCCGTTGCCATGTCGGAGCCGGCAGCGCCGTTGTCCGCGTGTGCCTTTTGGGCTGGGTCCGCATTTCTGTCCGCGTCCGCATCTTCGAGCACACCTGCATCTTCGCTCGGGCCAGTCACGCAGACCTCGGCATCGCCTTGGCGGGCGGTGGCGGCCAGAAAGTCCACCAGCACCCCGTCTGTGGCCAGAAAGCCCACGTCCGCCGTGCGTTCGAACAGGTTGCGCACCACGATGTCCACGGCCACCTGGGCCATGCCCCCCAACTCCAGCGCCACCTTGCGGGTGTTCTCGCGGGCCAGGCTGTCGATAAGCCGTTCCTGCAATTCCTGGAACTTGCGTTGGGCATCGTCCATGGAGTCGAGCAGGGTGGCGGCCACGGACAGGCTGTTGATCTTGCCGGTCAGCGAAACGCGGGTCCACCATTTGGACAGCGAGCTCAGCGAACTGCGGTATTCGCCGATGCCCGGCATGTGGTGCAGATACCTGCGTAGCTCAACGTCAATACTCATTTCTTTGTCTCGTTGTTGGCGTAATGACGATAACGCAAAAAAACGGGCGAGAATCTTAGCGCCGTATCTCTTGAATTGCCATGATTGTAAATATCATTATTGCGCCAGCGGTTGCCCGTGTAGAGTGAGCGCTTGAACAATAAGCTGTAATCACATGGATTCTCGGAGGCCGAAAAATGAAAAAAAACCCTCAGGTGAGCCTGAGGGTTCGGGGGTAACGGGAGTAGGGGGCGACTGGTAAGGTGGTTATCGCCCCGGAGTGGGGGGCTACCTGGGTACGCTTGCGGGCATGGCGGGCAGGATGGCCGCGCGCAACGCGTCATATGCCGCCTGGTGTGCGGCTGCCTGCTGCGAGTCCGCCTGATGCGAGTCCGCCTGATGCGAGTCCGCCTGATGCGGGTGCAACAGATGCGGGGCCTGTTGTGCGCTGGCCTGGTCGCGGGCGTGCATGTCCACCGGGGCCACCCGGCCTTCGGTAAGCACGGCGGCTTCGTCGCAGAACAGCGGCACCAGGCGCACGTCGTGGGTCACGAACAGGTAGGCGGTGCCTGTGGCGCGGCGCAGTTCGGTCAGCAGGTCCAGCACGCGGGCCTGCACCAGCATGTCCAGGCTGCTCAGGGCTTCATCCAGCAGAATCAGCCGGGGTCGGGGGGCCAGCGCGCGGGCAATGCACACCCGCTGCAACTGCCCGCCGCTCAGGCGATGGGGCAGCCGGTCCAGCAGGGACGGGGAAAGGTGCACCTGTTCCAGCAGTTCACCGGCGCGGGCGCGGCGCTGGCGGCGGTTCAGCGTGGTGAAGTTCTCCAGCGGCTCGCCGATGATGCGCTCCACGGTCAGGCGCGGGTTCACCGCGTTCACCGAGTTCTGGAAGACCACCTGAATGTGGCGGCGGTCCTTGCCGAGTCCGTGGCGCACGTCCCGACCCCAGGTGCGTCCCATGAAACGCACTACCCCGCCATCGGGTTGTTCCAGTCCCAGGGCGATGCGGCACAGGGTGCTCTTGCCTGCGCCGCTGGGGCCGACAACGCCGGTGCAGCCGCCTTCGCGCACGGTCAGGTCCACCCCGCGCAACACCTGCCGCTCCTGGCGCGGGGAAAACCACCCGCCGGTGCGGTAGCTGCGGGTTACCCCGCGCAGTTCCAGCAGGGGCGGGGCGTCGTGCTGCGTTGTTGCGGACTGGGGGGTAGGGGCGTCGGATGTGGTGTCGTTCATGGGGTGCATGGCGGTGTCCTTCATGGGCGGCCTCCGGCGGCGGGAGACGTGGCGGGATGCCGCGGCACGGCGACATCCCCATGCGGTGGGCACAGGCCGTACAGCCGGTGGTGCGCGGCCAGCAGGGCGCGGGTGTACGGATGGCGCGGCGCGGCGAACAGATCGCGCACGTCGCCCTGTTCCACCACCCGGCCATGGCGCATGACGGCCATGCGGTGGGCCATGCGGGCCGCCACGCTGAGGTCGTGCGTCACCAGCAGGATGGCCATGTTGCGGGTGCGCCGCACCTGGTCCAGAAGGTCCAGCACGCGGGCCTGCGAGGGCAGGTCGAGGTCGGTGGTGGGTTCGTCGGCGATGAGCAGGGGCACGTCCAGCACCAGGGCCAGGGCGATCATCACCCGCTGGAGCATGCCGCCGCTCATCTGGAACGGATAGTGGCGCAGGATGGCCTGCGCATCGTCAAACCCCACCTCGCGCAGGGCGGCACAAGCCGCCGTGCGCCAGTCGGCCCGGGGGGCGTTGCTGCTTCCGGCGGGCCGGTGCGCGGCCAGGGTTTCCTGGAAATGCGCGCCGATGGTGAACACCGGGTCGAAGCAACTGGCCGGGTTTTGCAGCACGTAGGCGGCCCCGCGCCCGCGCAGCAGGCGCAGACGTTCCGTCGGCGGGCCGGACGCGCCCTGTCCGTCCACGGTCTGGCCATGCACGCGGATGGCGCCCGCCGTGCGGGTCACGCCGTCGGGCAACATGCCCAGCAGGGACATGCAGGTCAGCGATTTGCCGCACCCGCTGGGGCCAACCAGGCAGACCACCTGGCCGCGTTCCACGGTCAGGTCCACGGGGCCTACAAGCGGGGGGGCGGCCAAGGGAGGAACGGATTCAATGCTGCCGATTGCCGCATCGCCGGGACGGACGGCGCGGCGCAGTTCCAGCCCGCGCACCACCAGTGCGGGCTCAAGGGCGGAAGCGGGGTCGGGACCGTGCGTGGAATCGGTCTGCGAAGCTGTCATGTGGCTCATGCCGCCCCCTCGCGCGCACCTGCGCGTACCCCGTGGAAGTCCGCAGGGCTGTCGTCTTCGTGGCCTGCCGCACCCCGTTCATCCTGTTCGTCCGGTTCGTCCGGTTCGCCCATTTCGTTTGGCCCGTCCAGTCCGTCCAACCCATAAGTACCATCGGGGCCGTGCGCCCCGCAGGCCGCATCCCGTTCCGTCTCGCGCGCGGCGGCGGGGTCCAGCGCGTCGCGCAGGGCATCGCCCAGCAGGTTGAAGGCCATCACCGTCACGAAGATCATCAGGCCGGGGTACAGCAATTGTTCCGGATGCGCGCCGATGTATTCGCGCGCATCGCCGATCATCACTCCCCATTCCGGCGTCGGTGGGCGCACCCCAAGACCCAGGAAGGACAGGCCGGAGACGTGCAGCAGCATGTGGCCCACGTCCAGCCCGGCCATGACCAGCAGCTGGGCCAGCACCGGCGGCAGGATGTGCCGCAGCACCAGCCGCGCCGGGCGGGTGCCCGCAGCGCGCGCGGCCAGCACGTATTCGCGCTGTTTCAGCCCCAGCACCAGCCCGCGCGCGAACCGCGCGTACCAGGCCCAGTGGGTGCAGGCCACGGCAATGACCACGTTGGTCAGCCCCGAGCCCAGCACCCCCACCAGGAACAGCGCCAGGATGAAGGTGGGAAAGGTCATGAATACGTCGCAGGCGCGCATGAGCAGGCCATCCACCCGGCCCCCCGCGTAGCCCGCCACGCACCCCGCCGTCAGCCCCACGGCCACGATGCAGGTCAGGATGGCCCCCACGGCGAACAGCGAAACCCGCGTGCCGTGGCACAGCCGGGCCAGCACGCTGCGGCCGAGGTGGTCGGTGCCAAGGGGTTCTTCCAGGCTGGGGGCCTCGAACTTGCGGGTGATGTCCACGTCAGCAGGATGGCGAGGAGAAAGGTACGGGGCAAACACGGCCATGGACAGGATGATGCACAGCAGGGCCAGCGCGGCCAGGGCCGTGGGCCGCGACAGCAACTGGCGCAGCAGGGTGTTGCCCGGGGGCGCGTCGGACACGGTCGCGGGGGCAGGCACGGTGAAGGGCGTGTAGGTGGCGAGGGGGGCCGGACTGGTGCGGTCAGTGTGGCCAGTGAGATCGGTGTGGCCGGTATGGCCAATACGATCGGTACGGCTGGTCATGCGCGGTCCTCCCCCAGCCGGATGCGCGGGTCGGCCCACGCGTACAGGATGTCCACGGCCAGATTGCACAGCACGAAGATGGCCGTCATCAGCAGCATGAAGCATTGCAGGATGGGATAGTCGCGGTTGTACACGGCGGATACCGCGTAGCGGCCCACGCCCGGCCAGGCGAACACCGTTTCCACGATCACCGCGCCGCCCAGCAGTTCGCCCACGTGCATGCCGAGGGATGTCAGCACCGGGATCAGCGAATTCTTGAACATGTGCCGCCACACCACGCCGCGCTCGGAAATGCCGCGTGCCCGTGCGTACATGATGTGCCGGGCGTGCATGTTTTCCAGCAGGCTGGTGCGGATGAGCCGGGTGTTGATGCCCATGGGCATCAGCGACAGGGTGACGGCGGGCAGCACCAGATGTTCGAGACCGCCGCGCCCCAGCGCGGGCAGCCAGCCCAGCTTGACCGCGAACAGCCACACCAGCAGGAAGCCCAGCCAGAAATTGGGCAGGGACACGCTGGTGAAGGACAGGGCGCGGGCCGCGTTGTCCAGCGGTCGGTCGCGGTGCAGGGCCGCGCCGACCCCCAGGGGGATGCTGACGGCCAGGGTGAGCAGCAGGGCCGCCCCGGCCAGTTGCAGGGTGGCGGGCAGGTAGTGCAGCACCTCGCCCAGCACCGGGCGGCCCGTGACGTAGGATTTGCCGAAGTCGCCTGTGACGGCGCGGGCCAGCCAGCGGGCGTACTGTTCCCACAGGGGCAGGTCCAGTTCCAGCATGCGGCGGGCGGTGGTCAGGGCCTCGTCGGTGGGGGGGATGCGTGACAGGCGCAGGTAGGCCATGGCCGGGTCGCCCTGTGCTGCGCGCAGCAGCAGGAAGACCACCACCGAGACCAGCAGCAGCAGGGGGATGAGCGCGGCGAGGCGTTTCAGTATGTAGGCGGGCATGCGTGGTTTCCGGGGCTGGGGGCTGTGGGGATGGGGGGCGGAAAAAGGGAAGGCGGCGCGTGGCCGCCCTCCCGTTCCTCGCCCTATTTCAGGCGCATGTCCTCGAAGGGGATTTCCGTGTCCATGGCGCCAAAGTGAACCCCGTCCACGCGGGCGGTGTGCACCACCATGCTGGTCTGGTAGGTCAGCGGCAGGTACACGGCCTGATCGTGCAGGGTGGTCAGGATGTCGCGGTACAGGTTCTGGCGCGTGGTTTCGTCGGTGGTCAGCAGCACCTTGCCGATCCTGGCGTCGATGTCGGCCTTCATGGGCAGGCCGATCTGGGCCTGGTAGTCGGCGTGGGTGGGCACGCGCATGCCGCTGACGAAGGAATGCGGGTCGTAGGGCGCGCCCCAGGTGTCGCCGAAGACCATGCCGAACGCGCCGCTCTTCTGGCGTTCGCCGATGGCGTCTTCTTCCTCGCCGATCAGGTTGGCCTGCACGCCAACGCGGGCCAGTTCAGATTGCAGGAATTCGGCGATGGCCTTTTGCAGGACGTCGTTGCCCACGAAGCACAGGTCCACGGACAGCGGCTTGCCGTCCTTCATGCGCGGGCCCTTGGGGTCCTGGGGATTAGTGCGTTTCCAGCCCGCCCCGTCCAGCAGGGCTTCCGCCCTGGCGGTGTCGTGGGCGTAGGGGGGCAGCTTCAGGTCGCAGTAGGGGGACGTGGGCGGGAACAGGGCGTCGGCGCGCGCCTCCGCGTTCAGGAAGATGCCCTTGACCATGGCGTCCTTGTCGATGGCGTGCAGGATGGCCTTGCGCACGGCGATGTCGGCGGTGGGGCCGCTTTTGCTGTTCAGCGCGATGACCCGGCTGGCCTGCGGCGGCGAAAGGTAGATGGCATACGTGCCGCCTTTCTTCAGGGCGTCGAAGGCTTCCAGGCTGATCTGCCCGCCGCCGTGTCCGCCGCCGCCGAAGACCAGGTCCAGCTCGCCCGCCTGCAGGGCCACCAGCCGGGTGTTGGGGTCCGGAATGACCCGGACCACGATGCGCTTGATGGCGGGCTTTTTGCCCCAGTAGGCGTCGTTGCGCTCCAGCACGTCGTATTCACCCTTGCGGGTTTCCACCAGTTTCCACGGGCCGGTGCCGATGGGGGCCTTGATGCCGTCGTTGGTGTTGCCGGATGCGGGAAACGCCGATGGCGACAGGAAGCGCACGGGGCGGATCAGCGCCAGTTCCTGAAGGGCGGGGTAGTAGGCGTTCTTCAGCACCAGGCGCACGGTGCGGGCGTCGGGCGTTTCCACCTTGTCGATCTGGGCCACCAGTTCCAGCCAGTCGTGCCGGGCGCGGTTGGCCAGCACCGTTTCGAAGTTCATGCGCACGGCCCTGGCATCGAAGGGCGTACCGTCGGAAAAGGTCACGCCCTTGCGCAGCGTGAAGGTGTACGCCTTGCCGTCGGGCGACACGGTCCAGCTTTCGGCCAGCCAGGGTTCGATGGCGCCGCCCTTGGCGTACTTGACCAGTGGCTCGTAGACCATGCCCTGGGCGAACATCTGGTTGGGCGAATACTTGTGCGGGTTCAGCTCGCCCACGTTGGAGGGCCAGGAGTAGCGCAGGGTATCCGCCGGGGTGTCGGCGGCGTGCGCGGCGCCGGGCGCGGCCAGGCCGCCCGCCAGCGTCACGGTGAACAGCATGAGAACGGCGAACATGGGCAAAAGAAGCGCCCGCAGCCAGTGGCGCGGGAAATGGACGGCAACGGACGGCGACCGGGTCGGCATGTCGTTCTCCGGAATTTGAATGTGTATTTCGAATAAAAAAAAATGAAGTGTGCTACTTCGAATGCCAGAGTGGAAAAATCATGTCAACGACAGGACGGACAAGGAGTGGTTACCTTCTGCAATGATGTTTCATGCAGAGTAGTTAGTGAGTTGCCGTTTGTGATGCGGGCAGCGGGGCGAACGCCGTGATTACGGGGCAGGATGGTTGCGGCGGTATGTCGGGGCAGCAGCCGGGGCCGGACCGTCCGCACAAGCAGGAGTGGCGCCCCAGGGGACTGCTTCACAATCCGGATGGCGCGGACCACGTCGGCAAGAAACCGCGTGTGATCAGCCCGGAGCGGGGGGAGCATGATATTTCCGCCAATGTCTGCGCTGGCGCTTTCATAAGGGGGGCGGTGGATGTACAATAGACATCGTAAAACGCAGAAACAGTCACGAATTTTCAGGACAAGCAACGGTCACGATAATTTTATTTTGCATGACTCTTCACAGGTGTTATCTTGTACGCATGAATTCCCCTGCGGCGAACCGTTCACGCAGGAAATTGCATATCAACGCACAGCCATGCTCAGTCATGACAGGAGAACCATCATGAAAGTCAGCGCTCGCAACCTGATCCCCGGCAAGGTCAAGGAAATCACCGTCGGTGCCGTCAACTCGGAAGTGATCATCGAAGTGGCCCCCGGCATCGAAGTGGTATCCATCATCACCAAGCGTTCGGTGGAAGACATGGGCCTCAAGAAGGGCTCGGACGTGAAGGCCATGGTCAAGGCCTCCAACGTCATGATCGTCACCGACTAGCACGTTCGGCATGGGGCGCGGCAACGGCGCCGACCCCCCGATGCTCCAAGACGACGAAGCCCCCGCTCCGCAAGGAACGGGGGCTTTTGCATGCGCCGGGAGGCTACGGCCGTTTTGAATTCAGTTCGGTACAGGCGGCGAGCCTATCGATGGCGGATGGCTTGTCCGACAAATGTCCTTCAAATGTCCGTCCGTCAGCAGGCGACTGCGTATCGGGTTCGTCCTGATCGACAAACGCAAAAAAGGGTTGGAACATGTGTTCCAACCCTTTGCTGTCTGCGTGGTGCCGAGGGAGAGAATTGAACTCCCGACACGGGGATTTTCAGTCCCCTGCTCTACCAACTGAGCTACCTCGGCGTCGCGGAGAACCTGAATAGGCAAAATGGGTGGGCTTGGCAAGCACTTTTTGGCGCGGGGATGATTTTTCTGCCGGACGGGGGCGGGAGATTGAAGAACACATGGTTACTAACAGGGAGTTCAGATTCAAATCTCCCTTCATCTTTCGGTATGACCGTGGAAATGAGCATTGAGACCGGTTGGCCTAGGTGGCCCCTATTTGTATTGTCAGGGAAGGATCCGTTTCAACCATATACACAATTTCATTGTATTTTGAGATAAGTCGTTCAACTTCTAACCGTTGGGATTTTTCAGTGAATTTACTCCATTCCAAAATATTCGTGGCGATAAACTGTTCGACCTCTATGACGTCAATGCGCCCGTCAATCTCAAATCCTTTGGCGATGGATTCCACTCCAGCGCGACTTTCTGCAACAGTGACAATTATTGGACGAAGGCTGGCCTCAATGTTGGCTTTGCATTTGCGTATCAATCCTTCACTCGGCGCTGTGGTGACATGAATCACCACGTCATCAAGCACAAAGTCACCAGTCCTAGCTGTTGGTCCGTCCGCAAC
It contains:
- the nikA gene encoding nickel ABC transporter substrate-binding protein, whose product is MPTRSPSVAVHFPRHWLRALLLPMFAVLMLFTVTLAGGLAAPGAAHAADTPADTLRYSWPSNVGELNPHKYSPNQMFAQGMVYEPLVKYAKGGAIEPWLAESWTVSPDGKAYTFTLRKGVTFSDGTPFDARAVRMNFETVLANRARHDWLELVAQIDKVETPDARTVRLVLKNAYYPALQELALIRPVRFLSPSAFPASGNTNDGIKAPIGTGPWKLVETRKGEYDVLERNDAYWGKKPAIKRIVVRVIPDPNTRLVALQAGELDLVFGGGGHGGGQISLEAFDALKKGGTYAIYLSPPQASRVIALNSKSGPTADIAVRKAILHAIDKDAMVKGIFLNAEARADALFPPTSPYCDLKLPPYAHDTARAEALLDGAGWKRTNPQDPKGPRMKDGKPLSVDLCFVGNDVLQKAIAEFLQSELARVGVQANLIGEEEDAIGERQKSGAFGMVFGDTWGAPYDPHSFVSGMRVPTHADYQAQIGLPMKADIDARIGKVLLTTDETTRQNLYRDILTTLHDQAVYLPLTYQTSMVVHTARVDGVHFGAMDTEIPFEDMRLK
- a CDS encoding cache domain-containing protein, giving the protein MSIDVELRRYLHHMPGIGEYRSSLSSLSKWWTRVSLTGKINSLSVAATLLDSMDDAQRKFQELQERLIDSLARENTRKVALELGGMAQVAVDIVVRNLFERTADVGFLATDGVLVDFLAATARQGDAEVCVTGPSEDAGVLEDADADRNADPAQKAHADNGAAGSDMATDDACAAVRRRLRDYRDKYTVYDEILVLDTQGRVRAQLDESAPVRASSDPLVAATLAEDGYLETFRPSDLCPGKPVAHIFSHRILHPETGRPLGVLCLCFRFENEMEGIFRKLVSGRQGVVLCLTDDAGTVIASSAPGDFRVGSCLGTRAPRALTSLGSDSGEYLALSAPTNGYQGYAGLGWRGCAATPPQAAFADNGNSTCTAGGADQAQPLHPPAPNRGDGGDADAGNDTAEQSCIFSDDLLDIAATSEDVNQDLGLVVINGQIIAVKRNAQEFLPVLDEIRKIGHKTKDMFVKSIDDLYATVSSALLSDLRFKAALACDIMDRNLYERANDCRWWALTPAFRHILAQADNGRTVPPETDRRRITGILRYIHELYTVYHDLCVYNAAGVVVAVSNPANEGCVGRDLSNLDFVRQTVQSIRNQQEYRVSPFAPSDLYGGRPTYVYNAAVMHPADERATVGGIGIVFDAEPQFEAMLVDALPRDEAQAPLHGAFGLYVDAGGTVVSSTSPDIRPGHVLALPPQALTSDPTGVSCIHDMLGRRHALGAAPSCGYREYKNSGDYVNDVTGVLAVPV
- the nikB gene encoding nickel ABC transporter permease subunit NikB, with translation MPAYILKRLAALIPLLLLVSVVVFLLLRAAQGDPAMAYLRLSRIPPTDEALTTARRMLELDLPLWEQYARWLARAVTGDFGKSYVTGRPVLGEVLHYLPATLQLAGAALLLTLAVSIPLGVGAALHRDRPLDNAARALSFTSVSLPNFWLGFLLVWLFAVKLGWLPALGRGGLEHLVLPAVTLSLMPMGINTRLIRTSLLENMHARHIMYARARGISERGVVWRHMFKNSLIPVLTSLGMHVGELLGGAVIVETVFAWPGVGRYAVSAVYNRDYPILQCFMLLMTAIFVLCNLAVDILYAWADPRIRLGEDRA
- the nikC gene encoding nickel ABC transporter permease subunit NikC, which codes for MTSRTDRIGHTGHTDLTGHTDRTSPAPLATYTPFTVPAPATVSDAPPGNTLLRQLLSRPTALAALALLCIILSMAVFAPYLSPRHPADVDITRKFEAPSLEEPLGTDHLGRSVLARLCHGTRVSLFAVGAILTCIVAVGLTAGCVAGYAGGRVDGLLMRACDVFMTFPTFILALFLVGVLGSGLTNVVIAVACTHWAWYARFARGLVLGLKQREYVLAARAAGTRPARLVLRHILPPVLAQLLVMAGLDVGHMLLHVSGLSFLGLGVRPPTPEWGVMIGDAREYIGAHPEQLLYPGLMIFVTVMAFNLLGDALRDALDPAAARETERDAACGAHGPDGTYGLDGLDGPNEMGEPDEPDEQDERGAAGHEDDSPADFHGVRAGAREGAA
- a CDS encoding ABC transporter ATP-binding protein — encoded protein: MKDTAMHPMNDTTSDAPTPQSATTQHDAPPLLELRGVTRSYRTGGWFSPRQERQVLRGVDLTVREGGCTGVVGPSGAGKSTLCRIALGLEQPDGGVVRFMGRTWGRDVRHGLGKDRRHIQVVFQNSVNAVNPRLTVERIIGEPLENFTTLNRRQRRARAGELLEQVHLSPSLLDRLPHRLSGGQLQRVCIARALAPRPRLILLDEALSSLDMLVQARVLDLLTELRRATGTAYLFVTHDVRLVPLFCDEAAVLTEGRVAPVDMHARDQASAQQAPHLLHPHQADSHQADSHQADSQQAAAHQAAYDALRAAILPAMPASVPR
- a CDS encoding ABC transporter ATP-binding protein yields the protein MSHMTASQTDSTHGPDPASALEPALVVRGLELRRAVRPGDAAIGSIESVPPLAAPPLVGPVDLTVERGQVVCLVGPSGCGKSLTCMSLLGMLPDGVTRTAGAIRVHGQTVDGQGASGPPTERLRLLRGRGAAYVLQNPASCFDPVFTIGAHFQETLAAHRPAGSSNAPRADWRTAACAALREVGFDDAQAILRHYPFQMSGGMLQRVMIALALVLDVPLLIADEPTTDLDLPSQARVLDLLDQVRRTRNMAILLVTHDLSVAARMAHRMAVMRHGRVVEQGDVRDLFAAPRHPYTRALLAAHHRLYGLCPPHGDVAVPRHPATSPAAGGRP
- a CDS encoding TOBE domain-containing protein, which produces MKVSARNLIPGKVKEITVGAVNSEVIIEVAPGIEVVSIITKRSVEDMGLKKGSDVKAMVKASNVMIVTD